A single genomic interval of Paraglaciecola mesophila harbors:
- a CDS encoding phosphoadenosine phosphosulfate reductase family protein codes for MKNLDMFDICGENKLSDFAVEARASLVVDYAKNRKAIYVCSHSGGKDSQAQYIEMCKIIPHDQIIVVHVHLGEYEHDGVIEHFKATINHELVVLEPMHTLGDAILLRGMFPSAKMRWCTSGLKTATINKYIRRMMDENGYTVGFNCVGIRAEESPGRALKTPLVINNNLNAPTKNREVYDWYPVYAHSTDEVFDTIEAAGQAPHPMYGNRGDKNTRLSCALCILSNKNDLTNGAIAKPELYHHYIALERVIDHTMFVRQKNKQPVPVSISEKVGIEFDELEVQRLIPELTKRREELLAEKAAKEAAKEAAKAEKNKAKRTKKTHRKRDMDTIDLFTGETEREVA; via the coding sequence ATGAAAAACTTAGATATGTTCGACATTTGCGGTGAAAACAAGTTAAGCGACTTTGCAGTTGAAGCCCGCGCCAGTCTTGTAGTTGACTACGCGAAGAACCGAAAAGCAATCTATGTATGCTCACACTCAGGCGGTAAAGACTCACAAGCGCAATACATCGAAATGTGCAAAATCATCCCACATGACCAAATCATAGTGGTTCACGTTCACTTGGGCGAATACGAGCATGACGGTGTTATCGAGCATTTCAAAGCAACCATCAATCACGAGCTGGTGGTACTTGAGCCAATGCATACACTGGGCGATGCAATCCTACTTCGCGGCATGTTCCCAAGCGCCAAGATGCGTTGGTGCACTAGTGGCCTTAAAACAGCCACCATCAACAAATACATTCGCAGAATGATGGATGAAAACGGCTACACAGTCGGTTTCAATTGCGTTGGTATTCGTGCAGAAGAGTCGCCAGGTCGCGCATTAAAAACACCTTTGGTTATCAACAACAATTTAAACGCCCCCACCAAGAACCGTGAAGTTTACGATTGGTATCCGGTATACGCTCACAGCACAGATGAAGTGTTCGATACGATAGAAGCAGCAGGTCAAGCCCCACACCCAATGTACGGCAACCGTGGAGACAAGAACACACGCCTTAGTTGCGCCCTGTGCATACTCTCAAACAAGAACGACTTAACCAATGGTGCAATCGCTAAACCTGAACTTTATCACCACTACATTGCCTTAGAGCGCGTCATTGACCACACCATGTTTGTACGTCAGAAAAACAAGCAACCTGTGCCTGTATCAATCTCTGAAAAGGTTGGAATTGAATTCGATGAACTGGAAGTGCAGCGCCTAATTCCGGAGTTAACCAAAAGACGTGAAGAATTACTGGCAGAGAAAGCCGCCAAGGAAGCCGCTAAAGAAGCTGCCAAGGCAGAGAAGAACAAAGCAAAACGCACTAAGAAGA